A stretch of the Capsicum annuum cultivar UCD-10X-F1 chromosome 8, UCD10Xv1.1, whole genome shotgun sequence genome encodes the following:
- the LOC107879164 gene encoding uncharacterized protein LOC107879164, with translation MPIPGLNEKSKDKDKESSCSDIEDLESSEVTNEQQEKIQTNVRAISLFLYAVSGEECDKISMCETIKEIWDKLEKSTERRWTPHHLCHSDHREEFENKAFEEYCAQNGYSQNFSSPRSPQQNSMVERQNRSLQETARTILFEHKLPYHFWAEAKTDEALNDESWIDAMKEELDQFE, from the exons ATGCCAATTCCAGGACTCAACgagaagtcaaaggacaaagataaaGAATCTAGTTGTTCTGATatagaagaccttgaaagctCTGAGGTCACCAACGAACAGCAAGAGAAAATTCAAACTAATGTACGTGCTATAAGTTTGTTTTTGTAtgcagttagtggagaagaatgTGACAAGATTTCAATGTGTGAAACCATAAAAGAAATTTGGGATAAATTGGAG aaaAGTACAGAGAGAAGATGGACACCTCATCACTTATGTCACAGTGATCATagagaagaatttgaaaataaggcatTTGAGGAGTATTGTGCTCAGAATGGATACTCTCAGAACTTCTCTTCACCGCGGTCTCCTCAACAAAATAGTATGGTGGAGCGACAGAATCGATCCCTCCAGGAAACTGCTAGGACAATACTGTTTGAACATAAACTCCCATATCACTTTTGGGCAGAAGCA AAAACTGATGAAGCTCTCAACGATGAATCATGGATTGATGCTATGAAGGAAGAACTGGACcaatttgaatga